The Salvelinus alpinus chromosome 21, SLU_Salpinus.1, whole genome shotgun sequence genome has a segment encoding these proteins:
- the LOC139547553 gene encoding high mobility group protein B1-like, with protein MGKDPRKPRGKMSSYAYFVQTCRAEHKKKHPEASVNFAEFSKKCSERWKPMSPKEKGKFEDMAKQDKVRYEKEMKNYIPPNGQKKKRFKDPNAPKRPPSAFFIFCADFRAKIKSEHPGLSIGDTAKKLGVMWNSSAAEEKKPYEKKAATLKEKYDKDIASYRTNGRVDTASSAAADDDDEEEDDEEEDDDDEDDDE; from the exons ATGGGGAAAGATCCTAGGAAACCGAGAGGCAAGATGTCGTCATATGCTTACTTCGTGCAGACCTGCAGGGCAGAGCACAAGAAGAAACACCCCGAAGCCAGTGTCAACTTCGCCGAGTTCTCCAAGAAATGCTCAGAGCGATGGAAG CCCATGTCTCCTAAAGAAAAAGGCAAGTTTGAAGACATGGCGAAGCAAGACAAGGTCCGCTACGAGAAAGAAATGAAGAACTACATCCCACCCAATGGCCAGAAAAAGAAGAGGTTCAAGGATCCTAATGCCCCCAAGAGACCACC GTCTGCGTTCTTCATCTTCTGTGCTGACTTCCGGGCCAAGATAAAGAGCGAGCACCCAGGCCTGTCCATTGGAGACACTGCTAAGAAGCTGGGAGTGATGTGGAACAGCTCTGCAGCTGAGGAGAAGAAGCCGTACGAGAAGAAGGCAGCCACGCTGAAGGAGAAATACGACAAG GATATCGCCTCATACCGCACCAATGGTAGAGTAGATACGGCCTCCTCCGCAGCTGCTGACGACGACGACgaagaggaggatgatgaggaagaggatgatgacGATGAGGATGATGACGAGTAG